From Variovorax sp. PMC12, the proteins below share one genomic window:
- the dapC gene encoding succinyldiaminopimelate transaminase: MNPLLSRLQPYPFERLKQLFAGVTPNPEFPAISLGIGEPKHATPAFIKEALSNSLGALAAYPATAGDLKLRTAFTDWLQTRYSLALDPATQVLPVNGSREALFSLAQTVIDATVSPQPVVISPNPFYQIYEGAALLSGAEPYYAPSIPARNFAVDWDSVPEAVWARTQLVFVCSPGNPTGAVMSLDEWKKLFALSDRHGFVIAADECYSEIYFRDEPPLSGLEASAKLGRPDFRNLITLTSLSKRSNVPGLRSGFVAGDAAIIKKFLLYRTYHGSAMSGTVAAASIAAWGDEAHVVENRAMYRAKFAAVTPLLEPVLDVRLPDASFYLWAGVPQVWAGDDEAFARALYAQYNVTVLPGSYLARDTSHSANPGRGRIRMALVAETAECVEAAERIVRFCNDNTAGPR; encoded by the coding sequence ATGAATCCCTTGCTCTCCAGGTTGCAGCCCTATCCCTTCGAGCGGCTGAAGCAACTGTTCGCGGGCGTCACGCCCAACCCCGAATTCCCCGCCATCAGCCTGGGAATCGGCGAACCCAAGCACGCCACGCCGGCGTTCATCAAGGAGGCGCTGAGCAACAGCCTGGGCGCGCTGGCGGCCTACCCGGCCACCGCCGGCGACCTGAAGCTGCGCACCGCCTTCACCGACTGGCTCCAGACACGCTACAGCCTGGCGCTCGACCCGGCCACCCAGGTGCTGCCGGTCAACGGCTCGCGCGAGGCGCTGTTCTCGCTGGCCCAGACCGTGATCGACGCCACCGTGTCGCCGCAGCCGGTGGTGATCTCGCCCAATCCGTTCTATCAGATCTACGAGGGCGCGGCCCTGCTGTCGGGCGCCGAGCCGTACTACGCGCCGAGCATTCCCGCGCGCAATTTCGCGGTCGACTGGGACAGCGTGCCCGAAGCGGTCTGGGCACGCACCCAGCTGGTGTTCGTGTGCTCGCCGGGCAACCCGACCGGCGCGGTGATGTCGCTCGACGAATGGAAGAAGCTCTTCGCCCTGTCGGACCGCCACGGCTTCGTGATCGCGGCCGACGAGTGCTACAGCGAGATCTACTTCCGCGACGAGCCGCCGCTCAGCGGCCTGGAGGCCTCGGCGAAGCTGGGCCGGCCCGACTTCAGGAACCTGATCACGCTGACCTCGCTTTCCAAGCGCAGCAACGTGCCCGGCCTGCGCAGCGGCTTCGTGGCCGGCGACGCGGCCATCATCAAGAAGTTCCTGCTCTACCGCACCTACCACGGCAGCGCCATGAGCGGCACCGTGGCGGCGGCCAGCATCGCGGCCTGGGGCGACGAGGCCCACGTGGTCGAGAACCGCGCCATGTACCGCGCCAAGTTCGCGGCCGTCACGCCGCTGCTCGAACCGGTGCTCGACGTGCGGCTGCCCGACGCCAGTTTCTACCTCTGGGCCGGCGTGCCCCAGGTGTGGGCTGGCGACGACGAAGCCTTCGCCCGTGCGCTCTACGCTCAATACAATGTCACGGTTCTGCCGGGCAGCTATCTGGCGCGCGACACCAGCCACAGCGCCAACCCCGGCCGGGGCCGCATCCGCATGGCGCTGGTGGCCGAGACGGCCGAGTGCGTCGAGGCCGCCGAGCGCATCGTTCGCTTCTGCAACGACAACACGGCCGGCCCCCGCTGA
- a CDS encoding DUF3309 family protein — protein sequence MSLSFILLIVLILILIGALPSWGYSRSWGYGPSGGVGLIVLIVVILVLMGRI from the coding sequence ATGTCGCTCTCGTTCATTCTGCTGATCGTCCTGATCCTGATACTGATTGGCGCGCTGCCGAGCTGGGGCTACAGCCGGTCCTGGGGCTATGGTCCCAGCGGCGGCGTAGGCCTGATCGTGCTGATCGTCGTCATCCTCGTGCTCATGGGACGCATATAG
- a CDS encoding DUF3829 domain-containing protein, which translates to MNHWNWKTALGASLFAASALLAGCGDKTAPADRTGAAPQAKAAPADTEQQQIEKYNIYVDVSNNLRTSFQQAREEYIAQQVPLLQAKAPLTSLRIQNDILIDRSAKKLDTAAAIGAPMPEIDESAKAFSAALKVLSPLSRDLNNYANSKGYLADNGDKARQMNTDYLAALTSVAKAEAAFDDGLSARDRALTKEAFEKAPKDTAAYYRAGLIYHGKLNHADANALFESPNDPKALAAFEASLALVAQSAEGWSRKMGEQSAKSGKVCDGGMLKINEFIGQSRSMAKDIKDGVFKRKESGAMARLPAHMRSSSIVNSANRYNQNFANMIGQFNHPLC; encoded by the coding sequence ATGAATCACTGGAACTGGAAAACTGCCCTGGGCGCGTCGCTCTTCGCGGCATCGGCACTGCTGGCCGGCTGCGGCGACAAGACGGCACCGGCCGACAGGACAGGCGCGGCCCCGCAGGCCAAAGCCGCGCCCGCCGACACCGAGCAGCAGCAGATCGAGAAATACAACATCTACGTCGACGTATCGAACAACCTGCGCACCTCGTTCCAGCAGGCGCGCGAGGAATACATCGCGCAACAGGTGCCGCTGCTGCAGGCCAAGGCGCCGCTGACCAGCCTGCGCATCCAGAACGACATCCTGATCGACCGCTCGGCGAAGAAGCTCGACACCGCCGCGGCCATCGGCGCCCCGATGCCCGAGATCGATGAATCGGCCAAGGCGTTTTCCGCCGCGCTCAAGGTGCTTTCGCCGCTGAGCCGCGATCTCAACAACTATGCCAACTCCAAGGGCTACCTTGCCGACAACGGCGACAAGGCCCGCCAGATGAACACCGACTACCTGGCCGCGCTCACCAGCGTCGCGAAGGCCGAGGCCGCGTTCGACGACGGCCTGAGCGCCCGCGACCGGGCGCTGACCAAGGAGGCCTTCGAGAAGGCTCCGAAAGACACCGCCGCCTACTACCGCGCCGGGCTCATCTACCACGGCAAGCTCAACCACGCCGACGCCAATGCGTTGTTCGAATCGCCCAACGACCCCAAGGCGCTGGCTGCCTTCGAGGCTTCGCTGGCGCTGGTGGCGCAGTCGGCCGAGGGCTGGAGCAGGAAGATGGGCGAGCAGTCGGCCAAGAGCGGCAAGGTCTGCGACGGCGGCATGCTGAAGATCAACGAGTTCATCGGCCAGTCGCGCTCGATGGCCAAGGACATCAAGGACGGCGTGTTCAAGCGCAAGGAAAGCGGTGCGATGGCCCGGCTGCCGGCGCACATGCGCAGTTCCAGCATCGTCAACTCGGCCAACCGCTACAACCAGAACTTCGCCAACATGATCGGCCAGTTCAACCACCCGCTCTGCTGA
- a CDS encoding CysB family HTH-type transcriptional regulator: MNLHQFKFVQEAVRRNLNLTEAAKALHTSQPGVSKAIIELEEELGVEIFARHGKRLKRVTEPGQHVIASIELIMREVGNLKRIGEQFSAQDSGTLSIATTHTQARYVLPVPVANLREAYPKVNVSLHQGSPDQVARMVIDEIAEIGIATESLDGYAELVTLPCYEWQHVLVLPKDHPLAAKERISLEDLASEPIITYHPSFTGRTRIDHAFAQKKLTPRIALEAIDSDVIKTYVRLGLGVGIVAEMAVRDESNADLVVRPMGHVFGQNIARVAFKRSAYLRNFVFKFAELLSDRLDRNLIAKALSGHQQDYEL, translated from the coding sequence ATGAATCTGCATCAGTTCAAGTTTGTTCAGGAAGCCGTGCGGCGCAACCTGAACCTCACCGAGGCGGCCAAGGCGCTCCACACCTCGCAGCCCGGTGTCTCCAAGGCCATCATCGAGCTCGAGGAAGAACTGGGCGTTGAAATCTTCGCGCGCCACGGCAAGCGGCTCAAGCGCGTGACCGAGCCGGGCCAGCATGTCATTGCCAGCATCGAGCTCATCATGCGCGAGGTGGGCAACCTCAAGCGCATCGGCGAGCAGTTCAGCGCGCAGGACAGCGGCACCCTTTCCATCGCCACCACCCACACCCAGGCGCGCTACGTGCTGCCGGTGCCCGTGGCCAACCTGCGCGAGGCCTACCCGAAGGTCAACGTGAGCCTGCACCAGGGCTCGCCCGACCAGGTGGCGCGCATGGTGATCGACGAGATCGCGGAAATCGGCATCGCCACCGAATCGCTCGACGGCTACGCCGAACTGGTGACGCTGCCCTGCTACGAATGGCAGCACGTGCTGGTGCTGCCCAAGGACCATCCGCTCGCGGCCAAGGAGCGCATCTCGCTCGAAGACCTGGCCAGCGAGCCGATCATCACCTACCACCCGTCGTTCACCGGCCGCACGCGCATCGACCACGCCTTCGCGCAGAAGAAGCTCACGCCGCGCATCGCGCTCGAAGCCATCGACTCCGACGTGATCAAGACCTACGTGCGCCTTGGCCTGGGGGTGGGCATCGTGGCCGAGATGGCGGTGCGGGACGAGTCGAACGCCGACCTCGTGGTGCGCCCCATGGGCCATGTGTTCGGCCAGAATATTGCCCGCGTCGCCTTCAAGCGCAGCGCCTACCTGCGCAACTTCGTCTTCAAGTTCGCCGAGCTGCTCTCCGACCGCCTCGACCGCAACCTGATAGCCAAAGCCCTAAGCGGCCACCAACAAGATTACGAGCTATGA
- a CDS encoding LysE family translocator, with protein MTLATALLFAIVAFAAIATPGPTVLLALSNGSRHGVRRALPGMLGAVLSDFVLVGAVALGLGALLAASEFWFSMLKWVGAAYLAWLGLRMLRSKGGLHLPTADAAASVTAGESRRIFFKSFLVAVTNPKGYIFCSALLPQFIDPSAAQAPQYLIIALIFAGLDMAVMLAYAFVGARAIRLLTVSATRWIDRACGGMLLALAGSLAFYRRSAA; from the coding sequence ATGACGCTCGCCACCGCCCTGCTGTTCGCCATCGTGGCCTTCGCCGCCATCGCCACGCCCGGCCCCACGGTGCTGCTGGCGCTGAGCAACGGATCGCGGCACGGCGTGCGGCGCGCGCTGCCGGGCATGCTCGGCGCGGTGCTTTCCGACTTCGTGCTGGTGGGCGCCGTGGCGCTCGGGCTGGGCGCGCTGCTGGCGGCGTCGGAGTTCTGGTTCTCGATGCTGAAGTGGGTCGGCGCGGCGTACCTGGCATGGCTGGGCCTGCGCATGCTGCGCTCCAAGGGCGGCTTGCACCTGCCCACGGCCGATGCCGCCGCATCGGTGACGGCGGGCGAAAGCCGCCGGATCTTCTTCAAGTCCTTCCTGGTGGCGGTAACCAATCCGAAGGGCTACATCTTCTGCTCGGCGCTGTTGCCGCAGTTCATCGATCCTTCGGCTGCGCAGGCACCGCAGTACCTGATCATTGCGCTGATATTCGCGGGCCTGGACATGGCCGTGATGCTGGCCTATGCCTTCGTCGGCGCCCGCGCGATCCGGCTTCTGACCGTGTCGGCCACCCGCTGGATCGACCGCGCCTGCGGCGGCATGCTGCTGGCGCTGGCCGGCTCGCTGGCCTTCTACCGGCGCAGCGCGGCCTGA
- the argA gene encoding amino-acid N-acetyltransferase encodes MSTVFNFTFVPWFRSVAPYIHTHRGKTFVVGLAGEAIAAGKLQNIAQDLALIQSMGVKIVLVHGFRPQVNEQLAAKGHEAKYSHGIRITDEVALDSAQEAAGQLRYEIEAAFSQGLPNTPMAGSTVRVISGNFITARPVGVVDGVDFKHSGLVRKVDAAGIRRTLDFGAMVLMSPFGFSPTGEAFNLTMEEVATSVAISLQADKLIFLTEIPGIRMDSELPESEDNPIDTELPLDAAEKLLASLPPPQKPTDTAFYLQHCVKACKAGVERNHILPFALDGSLLLEVYVHDGVGTMVIDEKLESLREATVDDIGGILQLIEPFERDGTLVKRDRNEIERDVGHYTVIEHDGVIFGCAALYPYPEERTAEMAALTVSPHTQSQGDGERILKRIEHRAKAMGLDSIFVLTTRTMHWFLKRGFQQVNPDWLPEARKRKYNWDRKSQVLVKKI; translated from the coding sequence ATGTCCACCGTCTTCAATTTCACCTTCGTGCCCTGGTTCCGCTCGGTCGCGCCCTACATCCACACGCATCGCGGTAAGACTTTCGTGGTCGGGCTGGCGGGTGAGGCGATCGCGGCGGGCAAGCTGCAGAACATCGCGCAAGACCTGGCGCTGATCCAGAGCATGGGCGTCAAGATCGTGCTGGTGCACGGCTTCCGCCCGCAGGTCAACGAACAGCTCGCGGCCAAGGGCCACGAGGCAAAGTACTCGCACGGCATCCGCATCACCGACGAAGTGGCGCTCGACTCCGCCCAGGAAGCCGCGGGCCAGTTGCGCTACGAGATCGAGGCCGCCTTCAGCCAGGGCCTGCCGAACACGCCGATGGCCGGCTCGACGGTGCGCGTGATCTCCGGCAACTTCATCACCGCGCGCCCCGTGGGCGTGGTCGACGGCGTCGACTTCAAGCATTCGGGCCTGGTGCGCAAGGTGGACGCGGCGGGCATCCGCCGCACGCTCGACTTCGGCGCGATGGTGCTCATGTCGCCCTTCGGCTTCTCGCCGACCGGCGAGGCCTTCAACCTGACGATGGAAGAAGTCGCTACCAGCGTGGCCATCTCGCTGCAGGCCGACAAGCTGATCTTCCTGACGGAGATCCCGGGCATCCGCATGGACAGCGAGCTGCCCGAAAGCGAAGACAACCCCATCGACACCGAACTGCCGCTGGACGCCGCCGAAAAGCTGCTCGCCTCGCTGCCGCCGCCGCAGAAGCCGACGGACACGGCCTTCTACCTGCAGCACTGCGTGAAAGCCTGCAAGGCCGGCGTGGAGCGCAACCACATCCTGCCGTTCGCGCTCGACGGCTCGCTGCTGCTCGAGGTCTACGTGCACGACGGCGTCGGCACCATGGTGATCGACGAGAAGCTCGAAAGCCTGCGCGAGGCCACGGTGGACGACATCGGCGGCATCCTGCAGCTGATCGAGCCCTTCGAGCGCGACGGCACGCTGGTCAAGCGCGACCGCAACGAGATCGAGCGCGACGTGGGCCACTACACGGTGATCGAGCACGACGGCGTGATCTTCGGCTGCGCGGCGCTCTACCCCTACCCCGAGGAGCGCACTGCCGAGATGGCCGCGCTCACGGTGTCGCCGCATACGCAGTCGCAAGGCGACGGCGAACGCATCCTCAAGCGCATCGAGCACCGCGCCAAGGCCATGGGCCTGGACAGCATCTTCGTGCTCACCACGCGCACCATGCACTGGTTCCTCAAGCGCGGCTTCCAGCAGGTCAACCCCGACTGGCTGCCCGAGGCCCGCAAGCGCAAGTACAACTGGGACCGCAAGAGCCAGGTTCTGGTCAAGAAGATCTGA
- the hrpA gene encoding ATP-dependent RNA helicase HrpA, translating to MAAISAHQVVIVCGETGSGKTTQLPKIALALGRGKLNAEPGKGRLIGHTQPRRIAASSVAKRIAEELKTPLGDVVGFKVRFQDRLSRDASVKLMTDGILLAETQTDPLLKAYDTLIIDEAHERSLNIDFLLGYLREILPRRPDLKVIVTSATIDADRFAQHFASAKGPAPTIMVSGRTFPVEQRYRPFEESREHDLNDAIADAVDELWRDPHNAGDILVFLPGEREIREAADHLRRHVSHQPLFRSAEVLPLFARLSGPEQDRIFESHNGRRIVLATNVAETSLTVPGIRYVIDTGTARVKRYSFRSKVEQLLVEPISQAAANQRAGRCGRVANGICIRLYDEKDFEGRPRFTDPEILRSSLAGVILRMKSLRLGDVARFPFLEAPSPRAIADGYQLLNELGAVDDANELTHTGAELSRLPLDPRVGRMILEARARGALEEVLIIASALSVQDVRDRPMDAQQQADQAHSKFDDEKSEFSGYLRLWKWIADARGGHGDTHKLSNRQYEQLLRQNFINIRRVREWRDIHSQLLTVVTEHKWRLNAEPAGYEPLHLSMLAGLLGNVGWKLEDDEAYLGARGIKFYKHPGAHLKKKPGRWIVAAELVETTRLFGRGIANIEPQWLEQVAGHLLKKQLLDPHWEKKGAQVSALERATLYGLVVYSGRRVDFTKVDPVAAREIFIREALVGGQWESKFPFLTANRKLVREVEGLEHKSRRQDVLVDDELIFAFYDAQLPADVASGITFENWYRHASKEQPRLLYLTRDELMRHQAAGITTQSFPPTLRLGGVDCAASYLHEPGDAKDGLTVSVPLFVLNQVSEERCEWLVTGMLKDKIQALLKSLPQRPRSRLVPLPESAGKLAEELSAPELFGTGSLTDVLLKRVRDMTSIDVKRADFKLDMLPPHLFMNLRVIDEHGRQLGMGRNLGALKAELGAQARGAFQALAGLNVKASPDRKEAASPDQGSRAPAKAASAPAAALPAGQRYTGWTFGELPELMEVRRGSQSLIGFPALRDEGDAVTIEVFDEPAVAAAKHRAGLRRLFALQLKDALKYLEKNIPDLQKMSVAYMPLGTSEELRTQIIDVAIDRAFLQEPLPTDEFAFRKRLDEGRGRLTLIANEVARLASAILVEYAAAARKIKDTKIQPDAVQDAAQQLQRLVGKRFIADAPWTQLQHFARYLKAIVLRLDKLRADPARDAAKLAELKPQDQRYWRLVAERKGVVDDRMLEFRWLLEELRVSFFAQELRTPQPVSVKRLDKAWAQLQA from the coding sequence ATGGCCGCCATCTCGGCGCACCAGGTCGTGATCGTGTGCGGTGAAACCGGCTCGGGCAAGACCACGCAGCTGCCCAAGATCGCGCTCGCCCTGGGGCGCGGCAAGCTCAACGCCGAGCCCGGCAAGGGCCGGCTGATCGGCCACACGCAGCCGCGGCGCATTGCCGCCAGCTCGGTGGCCAAGCGCATCGCGGAAGAACTGAAGACGCCGCTGGGCGACGTGGTCGGCTTCAAGGTGCGCTTCCAGGACCGCCTGTCGCGCGATGCCTCGGTCAAGCTCATGACCGACGGCATCTTGCTGGCCGAGACGCAGACCGATCCGCTGCTGAAGGCCTACGACACCCTCATCATCGACGAGGCGCACGAGCGCTCGCTGAACATCGACTTCCTGCTGGGCTACCTGCGCGAGATTCTTCCGCGCCGGCCCGACCTGAAGGTGATCGTCACCTCGGCCACTATCGACGCCGACCGCTTCGCGCAGCATTTCGCCTCGGCCAAGGGGCCGGCGCCGACCATCATGGTGTCGGGCCGCACCTTCCCGGTGGAGCAGCGCTACCGCCCGTTCGAGGAGTCGCGCGAGCACGACCTGAACGACGCCATCGCCGATGCGGTCGACGAGCTCTGGCGCGACCCGCACAACGCGGGCGACATCCTGGTCTTCCTGCCCGGCGAGCGTGAGATCCGCGAGGCCGCCGACCACCTGCGCCGCCACGTCAGCCACCAGCCGCTGTTCCGCAGCGCCGAGGTGCTGCCGCTGTTCGCGCGGCTGTCGGGCCCCGAGCAGGACCGCATCTTCGAAAGCCACAACGGCCGGCGCATCGTGCTGGCCACCAACGTGGCCGAGACCTCGCTCACGGTGCCGGGCATCCGCTACGTGATCGACACCGGCACCGCGCGCGTCAAGCGCTACAGCTTCCGCAGCAAGGTCGAGCAGCTGCTGGTCGAGCCGATCAGCCAGGCCGCGGCCAACCAGCGCGCGGGGCGCTGCGGGCGGGTGGCGAACGGCATCTGCATCCGCCTGTACGACGAGAAAGACTTCGAAGGCCGCCCGCGCTTCACCGATCCAGAAATCCTGCGTTCGTCGCTGGCTGGCGTCATTTTGCGGATGAAGTCGCTGCGGCTGGGCGACGTGGCGCGTTTTCCGTTCCTCGAGGCGCCGTCGCCGCGCGCGATTGCCGACGGCTACCAGTTGCTGAACGAGCTTGGCGCGGTCGACGACGCCAACGAACTCACGCACACCGGCGCCGAGCTGTCGCGGCTGCCGCTCGACCCGCGCGTGGGCCGCATGATCCTGGAAGCCCGCGCGCGCGGCGCGCTCGAAGAAGTGCTGATCATCGCCTCGGCCCTCAGCGTGCAGGACGTGCGCGACCGCCCGATGGACGCGCAGCAGCAGGCCGACCAGGCGCACTCGAAATTCGACGACGAGAAAAGCGAGTTCAGCGGCTACCTGCGGCTGTGGAAGTGGATCGCCGACGCGCGCGGCGGCCACGGCGACACCCACAAGCTCAGCAACCGCCAATACGAGCAGCTGCTGCGCCAGAACTTCATCAACATCCGCCGTGTGCGCGAATGGCGCGACATCCACTCGCAGCTGCTCACGGTGGTCACCGAGCACAAGTGGCGCCTCAACGCCGAGCCCGCGGGCTACGAGCCGCTGCATCTGTCGATGCTCGCCGGCCTGCTGGGCAACGTGGGCTGGAAGCTCGAGGACGACGAGGCGTACCTGGGCGCGCGCGGCATCAAGTTCTACAAGCACCCTGGTGCGCACCTTAAGAAGAAGCCGGGCCGCTGGATCGTGGCGGCCGAACTGGTCGAGACCACGCGGCTCTTCGGGCGCGGCATCGCCAACATCGAACCGCAGTGGCTCGAACAGGTGGCGGGGCATCTGCTGAAGAAGCAGCTGCTCGACCCGCACTGGGAGAAGAAGGGCGCGCAGGTCTCGGCGCTGGAGCGCGCCACGCTGTACGGCCTGGTGGTCTACAGCGGGCGGCGCGTCGACTTCACCAAGGTCGATCCGGTTGCGGCGCGCGAAATATTCATCCGCGAGGCGCTGGTGGGCGGGCAGTGGGAAAGCAAGTTCCCTTTCCTCACGGCCAACCGCAAGCTGGTGCGCGAGGTCGAGGGACTGGAGCACAAGTCGCGCCGGCAGGACGTGCTGGTCGACGACGAGCTGATCTTCGCCTTCTACGACGCGCAACTGCCCGCCGACGTGGCGAGCGGCATCACCTTCGAGAACTGGTATCGCCACGCCTCCAAAGAGCAGCCGCGCCTGCTGTACCTGACGCGCGACGAGCTGATGCGCCATCAGGCGGCGGGCATCACCACCCAGTCATTCCCGCCGACGCTGCGCCTGGGCGGCGTGGATTGCGCCGCGAGCTATCTGCACGAGCCGGGCGACGCGAAGGACGGGCTCACGGTCAGCGTGCCGCTGTTCGTGCTCAACCAGGTGAGCGAGGAGCGATGCGAGTGGCTGGTGACGGGCATGCTCAAGGACAAGATCCAGGCGCTGCTCAAGAGCCTGCCGCAGCGCCCGCGTTCGAGGCTGGTGCCTTTGCCCGAGTCGGCCGGCAAGCTGGCGGAAGAGTTGTCCGCGCCGGAGCTGTTCGGCACCGGGTCGCTGACCGACGTGCTGCTCAAGCGCGTGCGCGACATGACCAGCATCGACGTCAAGCGCGCCGACTTCAAGCTCGACATGCTGCCGCCGCATCTGTTCATGAACCTGCGCGTGATCGACGAGCATGGGCGGCAGTTGGGCATGGGGCGCAATCTTGGTGCGCTGAAGGCCGAACTCGGTGCGCAGGCGCGCGGCGCGTTCCAGGCGCTGGCGGGGCTGAACGTGAAGGCGTCGCCGGACAGGAAGGAAGCAGCCTCGCCGGACCAGGGCTCCAGGGCCCCAGCCAAGGCTGCCAGCGCACCCGCCGCCGCGTTGCCGGCCGGCCAGCGCTACACGGGCTGGACCTTCGGCGAACTGCCCGAACTGATGGAAGTGCGGCGCGGCTCGCAGTCGCTGATTGGCTTCCCGGCGCTGCGCGACGAAGGGGACGCCGTGACCATCGAGGTGTTCGACGAGCCGGCCGTGGCCGCCGCCAAGCACCGCGCCGGCCTGCGCCGCCTGTTCGCGCTGCAGCTGAAAGACGCGCTCAAGTACCTCGAGAAGAACATCCCGGACCTGCAGAAGATGTCGGTGGCGTACATGCCGCTGGGCACGTCGGAGGAGCTGCGCACCCAGATCATCGACGTGGCGATCGACCGTGCCTTCCTGCAGGAACCGCTGCCGACCGACGAATTCGCGTTCAGGAAGCGGCTCGACGAAGGCCGTGGCCGGCTCACGCTGATCGCGAACGAAGTGGCGCGGCTGGCCTCGGCCATCCTCGTCGAATACGCCGCCGCGGCGCGCAAGATCAAGGACACGAAGATCCAGCCCGACGCGGTGCAGGACGCCGCGCAGCAGCTGCAGCGGCTGGTCGGCAAGCGCTTCATCGCCGATGCGCCGTGGACGCAGTTGCAGCACTTCGCGCGCTACCTCAAGGCCATCGTGCTGCGGCTCGACAAGCTGCGCGCCGACCCCGCGCGGGACGCGGCGAAGCTCGCCGAACTCAAGCCGCAAGACCAGCGCTACTGGCGCCTGGTGGCCGAGCGCAAGGGCGTGGTGGACGACCGCATGCTCGAATTCCGCTGGCTGCTGGAGGAACTGCGCGTGAGCTTCTTCGCCCAGGAACTGCGCACGCCGCAGCCGGTGAGCGTGAAGCGGCTGGACAAGGCCTGGGCGCAGCTGCAGGCCTGA
- a CDS encoding pyridoxal phosphate-dependent aminotransferase gives MSTVHAPRTPEVGTKLPSVGTTIFTVMSTLAAEKNAVNLGQGFPDFNCDPKLLEDVTAAMAAGHNQYPPMPGIPALREAIAAKISALYGHGYSAATEITVTAGATQAIITAILAVVRPGDEVIVLEPCYDSYVPNIELAGGSVVRVPLIPGTFRPDFDKIAAALTPRTRAIIINTPHNPSATVWTEAEMRKLEELLAPTDVFVISDEVYEHMVFDGARHESVARFPGLAARSFIVSSFGKTYHVTGWKVGFVAAPAPLMAEFRKVHQFNVFTVNTPMQHALARYMAEPAPYLELPAFYERKRDLFAAGLAEKTRFRLLRSEGSYFQCVDISAVSELSEADFCLWLTSEIGVAAIPLSAFYGNGFDQRVVRFCFAKKDETLLSALERLARL, from the coding sequence ATGAGCACAGTTCACGCCCCGCGCACGCCCGAAGTGGGCACCAAGCTGCCCTCCGTCGGCACCACCATCTTCACGGTCATGTCGACGCTGGCGGCCGAGAAGAACGCGGTCAACCTCGGCCAGGGCTTTCCGGATTTCAACTGCGACCCGAAGCTGCTCGAGGACGTGACGGCGGCCATGGCCGCCGGCCACAACCAGTACCCGCCGATGCCGGGCATACCGGCGCTGCGCGAGGCCATCGCCGCCAAGATCTCTGCCCTCTACGGCCACGGCTACAGCGCGGCCACAGAGATCACCGTCACCGCCGGCGCCACGCAGGCCATCATCACGGCCATCCTGGCCGTGGTGCGCCCGGGCGACGAGGTGATCGTGCTGGAGCCCTGCTACGACAGCTACGTGCCCAACATCGAGCTGGCCGGCGGCAGCGTGGTGCGCGTGCCGCTCATCCCCGGCACCTTCCGCCCCGACTTCGACAAGATCGCCGCCGCGCTCACGCCGCGCACGCGCGCCATCATCATCAACACGCCGCACAACCCGAGCGCCACCGTCTGGACCGAGGCCGAGATGCGCAAGCTCGAGGAACTGCTCGCGCCCACCGACGTGTTCGTGATCAGCGACGAGGTCTACGAGCACATGGTGTTCGACGGCGCGCGCCACGAGAGCGTGGCGCGCTTCCCGGGCCTGGCGGCGCGCAGCTTCATCGTCAGCAGCTTCGGCAAGACCTACCACGTCACCGGCTGGAAGGTCGGCTTCGTGGCGGCGCCCGCGCCGCTGATGGCCGAGTTCCGCAAGGTGCACCAGTTCAACGTGTTCACCGTGAACACGCCGATGCAGCATGCGCTCGCGCGCTACATGGCCGAGCCCGCGCCCTACCTCGAGCTGCCCGCCTTCTACGAGCGCAAGCGCGACCTGTTCGCCGCCGGCCTGGCCGAGAAAACCCGCTTCAGGCTGCTGCGCAGCGAGGGCAGCTACTTCCAGTGCGTCGACATCTCGGCGGTGAGCGAGCTTTCGGAGGCCGACTTCTGCCTCTGGCTCACGAGCGAGATCGGCGTGGCGGCGATCCCGCTGTCGGCGTTCTACGGCAACGGCTTCGACCAGCGCGTGGTGCGCTTCTGCTTCGCCAAGAAGGACGAGACGCTGCTCTCGGCCCTGGAGCGGCTCGCGCGACTCTGA